Proteins found in one Acidobacteriota bacterium genomic segment:
- a CDS encoding asparaginase, translating into MTPTVAILFTGGTISMRIDARSGSAVPAMRGDDILAHVPQLAAIADVELEDVSQLPGPHVTPEHMWRLARRVAAWLERPDVEGVVITHGTDTLEETAYFLDIALRTDKPVVLVGAIRTMSEPSWDGPANLVHAVQVASAPASRARGVMVAMNEQILSAREVEKVHTEAAASFQSREFGPVGVVDAGVVRYLRSSPRETAWYDAEADGLLRVRRVEPDVDLVKVAAGMDGRFVRCSIASGAKGLVVEALGRGNVPPAMLDDLAAAVHAGLPVVLTSRCGAGSVRERYGYEGGGRGLRDLGLIFAGRLSGVKARIKLMLALGHTTDREALRTIFDDPLS; encoded by the coding sequence GTGACGCCCACGGTCGCCATCCTCTTCACGGGCGGGACGATCTCGATGCGCATCGACGCGCGATCGGGATCGGCGGTACCCGCCATGCGCGGCGACGACATCCTCGCGCACGTGCCGCAGCTTGCGGCCATCGCCGACGTGGAGCTCGAGGACGTCTCGCAACTCCCCGGTCCGCATGTCACGCCGGAACACATGTGGCGCCTCGCGAGACGCGTGGCGGCGTGGCTCGAACGGCCCGACGTCGAAGGTGTCGTCATCACGCACGGCACCGACACGCTCGAAGAGACGGCGTACTTCCTCGACATCGCCCTCCGCACCGACAAGCCCGTCGTCCTCGTCGGCGCGATCAGGACGATGTCCGAGCCGAGCTGGGATGGACCGGCGAACCTCGTGCATGCCGTGCAGGTGGCCAGCGCACCGGCGTCGCGCGCGCGCGGCGTGATGGTGGCGATGAACGAGCAGATCCTGTCGGCCCGCGAAGTCGAGAAGGTCCATACAGAGGCTGCCGCGTCGTTCCAGTCGCGCGAGTTCGGACCTGTCGGTGTGGTCGACGCGGGTGTGGTGCGGTATCTGCGATCGAGTCCACGCGAGACAGCGTGGTACGACGCGGAGGCCGATGGCCTGCTGCGCGTGCGGCGTGTCGAGCCCGACGTCGATCTCGTGAAGGTGGCCGCCGGCATGGACGGCCGGTTCGTGCGCTGCTCCATCGCGAGCGGCGCGAAGGGACTCGTCGTCGAGGCGCTCGGGCGCGGCAACGTCCCGCCGGCGATGCTCGACGACCTGGCGGCGGCCGTCCACGCAGGCCTCCCCGTCGTCCTCACGTCGCGCTGCGGCGCGGGCAGCGTGCGCGAGCGCTACGGGTATGAAGGTGGCGGACGCGGCCTGCGCGATCTCGGCCTCATCTTCGCGGGTCGCCTGAGCGGCGTGAAGGCGCGCATCAAACTGATGCTCGCCCTCGGCCACACCACCGATCGAGAAGCCCTCCGCACCATCTTCGACGACCCGCTCAGCTAG
- the frr gene encoding ribosome recycling factor: MDVPDLKSLFDESRKRMGGAVDHLKREMAGVRTGRASTALLDGVHVEAYGSSMPLNQVAQLSVPESTMIVAQPFDPQLMGAIEKAIRAANLGLNPANDGKLVRIPLPALTEERRKELTKVVHKLSEEARNGVRQVRRDANDRMKRLLKDHAISEDDERRGLDEVQKLTDQHVGQIDTLQKQKDLELLTV, translated from the coding sequence ATGGATGTCCCGGATCTGAAATCGCTGTTCGACGAATCACGCAAGCGGATGGGTGGTGCCGTCGATCACCTCAAGCGCGAAATGGCGGGCGTGCGCACCGGCCGCGCGTCGACGGCCCTCCTCGATGGCGTGCACGTCGAGGCCTATGGCTCGTCGATGCCGCTCAACCAGGTGGCGCAGCTCTCGGTCCCCGAGTCGACGATGATCGTCGCGCAGCCGTTCGACCCGCAGTTGATGGGCGCGATCGAGAAGGCCATCCGCGCCGCCAATCTCGGGCTCAATCCCGCCAACGACGGCAAGCTGGTCCGCATTCCCCTGCCCGCGCTCACCGAAGAGCGCCGGAAGGAACTGACCAAGGTCGTCCACAAGCTGTCCGAGGAAGCGCGCAACGGCGTGCGGCAGGTACGTCGCGACGCCAACGATCGCATGAAGCGCCTGCTCAAGGACCACGCGATCTCGGAAGACGATGAGCGGCGCGGCCTCGACGAGGTGCAGAAGCTCACCGATCAGCACGTGGGGCAGATCGACACGCTGCAGAAGCAGAAGGACCTGGAACTCCTCACGGTGTGA
- a CDS encoding UMP kinase: protein MSSAPLYTRVLLKLSGEALMGDQGYGVDPAVVTRIAEEIAEIRALGVQVGIVIGGGNIFRGMAASARGMDRATADYMGMLATVMNGLALQDGLEHNGTPTRVLTAIEMRAVAEPFIRRRAIRHLEKGRVVVFAAGTGNPYFTTDTAAALRAMEIKADVIMKATKVDGIYSADPKKDPTATRYDRITYLQVLEQGLQVMDATAISLCMDNKMPIVVLDLNAPGHMRRAIMGEPVGSLVTA, encoded by the coding sequence ATGTCGTCCGCTCCCCTGTACACCCGCGTACTCCTCAAGTTGTCCGGCGAAGCCCTGATGGGCGACCAGGGTTATGGCGTCGATCCCGCGGTTGTCACGCGGATCGCCGAGGAAATCGCCGAGATACGCGCGCTCGGCGTGCAGGTCGGCATCGTGATCGGCGGCGGCAACATCTTCCGCGGCATGGCCGCGAGCGCACGCGGCATGGACCGCGCGACAGCCGACTACATGGGCATGCTCGCCACGGTGATGAACGGGCTGGCGCTGCAGGACGGGCTCGAGCACAACGGCACGCCCACGCGCGTGCTCACCGCCATCGAGATGCGTGCCGTGGCGGAGCCCTTCATCAGGCGCCGCGCGATCAGGCACCTCGAGAAGGGCCGCGTGGTCGTCTTCGCCGCCGGCACGGGCAACCCCTACTTCACGACGGACACGGCCGCCGCGCTCCGCGCGATGGAGATCAAGGCCGACGTCATCATGAAGGCCACCAAGGTCGACGGCATCTACAGCGCCGACCCGAAGAAGGATCCCACCGCAACGCGATACGACCGCATCACCTACCTCCAGGTGCTCGAACAGGGCCTGCAGGTGATGGACGCGACGGCGATCTCGCTCTGCATGGACAACAAGATGCCCATCGTGGTGCTCGACCTCAACGCGCCAGGCCACATGCGCCGCGCGATCATGGGCGAGCCGGTGGGTTCGCTGGTTACCGCCTGA
- a CDS encoding elongation factor Ts: MAITAEMVKALRERTGAGMMECKTALTESNGDVDAAIEYLRKRGLAQAAKRAGRVASEGIVGIEVSDDRTRGVLAEVNCETDFVARNDGFKALVAEITNTVFTSDLSHDALVAADGPIGSRITAEIAKVGENMGVPRTARVSADYVGSYSHMGGKIGVLVQIDGAKAGAADNDAFRSFVNELAMHVAAAAPQYTTRAEVPADAVAKEKEIYRAQMADSGKPANVVEKIIEGKLGAFYEQVCLVDQPTIRDPKVKVSQALDAVSKAVGAPLAITGFVRFKVGEANQS, from the coding sequence ATGGCAATCACAGCTGAGATGGTCAAGGCCCTGCGCGAGCGTACCGGCGCGGGCATGATGGAATGCAAGACCGCACTGACCGAGTCCAACGGCGACGTGGACGCGGCCATCGAGTACCTCCGCAAGCGCGGCCTCGCCCAGGCCGCCAAGCGCGCCGGGCGCGTAGCCTCGGAGGGCATCGTCGGGATCGAGGTGAGCGACGACCGCACACGCGGCGTGCTCGCCGAGGTCAACTGCGAGACCGACTTCGTGGCGCGCAACGACGGCTTCAAGGCGCTCGTCGCCGAGATCACCAACACCGTGTTCACGAGCGACCTGTCGCACGATGCGCTGGTGGCGGCCGATGGCCCGATCGGATCGCGCATCACCGCCGAGATCGCCAAGGTCGGCGAGAACATGGGCGTGCCGCGGACCGCGCGCGTGTCTGCCGACTACGTGGGCAGCTACAGCCACATGGGCGGCAAGATCGGCGTGCTCGTGCAGATCGACGGCGCGAAGGCCGGTGCGGCCGACAACGATGCGTTCAGGAGCTTCGTCAACGAGCTGGCGATGCACGTGGCCGCGGCGGCGCCGCAGTACACCACCCGCGCGGAAGTGCCGGCCGATGCTGTTGCGAAGGAGAAGGAGATCTACCGCGCGCAGATGGCCGACTCCGGCAAGCCCGCCAACGTGGTCGAGAAGATCATCGAAGGCAAGCTCGGCGCGTTCTACGAGCAGGTGTGTCTGGTCGATCAGCCGACCATCCGCGATCCGAAGGTGAAGGTCTCGCAGGCGCTCGACGCGGTGTCGAAGGCCGTGGGCGCGCCGCTCGCGATTACGGGCTTCGTGCGCTTCAAGGTCGGCGAAGCCAACCAGAGCTGA
- the rpsB gene encoding 30S ribosomal protein S2 — MTPIAVKDLLEAGVHFGHQTKRWNPKMKPYIFGERNGIYIIDLGKTARLFRDAEQFVMQLAAEGRTLLFVGTKRQAQDAIAEEAARCGMFHVNQRWLGGLLTNFTTIQRSLARLRDLEAMETDGRYDMLSKKEIARLEKEKRKLQKNLDGIRHMDRLPDAVFIVDTRHEQIAVDEARKLRIPVIGIVDTNCDPDQVNFAIPGNDDALRAIRLFASRIADAVLAGRGVRESAQVESAVAVGPDGEAVAKSGGEPLRAQQRPSVARAAAPKTEPATPAAPASV; from the coding sequence TTGACCCCGATCGCTGTCAAAGACCTGCTGGAGGCCGGCGTACACTTCGGCCACCAAACCAAGCGCTGGAATCCGAAGATGAAGCCCTACATATTCGGCGAGCGCAATGGCATCTACATCATCGACCTCGGCAAGACCGCGCGCCTGTTCCGCGATGCCGAGCAGTTCGTGATGCAGTTGGCCGCCGAGGGCCGGACGCTGCTGTTCGTCGGCACCAAGCGGCAGGCGCAGGACGCGATTGCGGAGGAAGCCGCCCGCTGCGGCATGTTCCACGTCAACCAGCGCTGGCTGGGTGGGCTGCTCACCAACTTCACGACGATTCAGCGCAGTCTCGCCCGTCTGCGCGATCTCGAGGCCATGGAGACCGACGGCCGGTACGACATGCTCTCGAAGAAGGAGATCGCGCGGCTCGAGAAGGAGAAGCGCAAGCTCCAGAAGAATCTCGACGGCATCCGTCACATGGATCGCCTGCCCGACGCGGTGTTCATCGTCGACACGCGGCACGAGCAGATCGCCGTGGACGAAGCCCGCAAGCTGCGAATCCCCGTCATCGGTATCGTCGACACCAACTGCGATCCCGACCAGGTGAACTTCGCCATCCCCGGCAACGACGACGCGCTGCGGGCGATCCGGTTGTTCGCCTCGCGCATCGCCGACGCCGTGCTCGCCGGTCGTGGCGTGCGTGAGTCGGCGCAGGTCGAATCGGCCGTCGCCGTCGGACCCGATGGTGAAGCGGTGGCCAAGTCCGGTGGTGAACCGCTGCGCGCCCAGCAGCGTCCGTCCGTCGCCCGCGCCGCCGCGCCGAAGACGGAACCCGCGACACCCGCTGCACCGGCCTCGGTCTAA
- the rpsI gene encoding 30S ribosomal protein S9 encodes MSVIQYYGTGRRKSSTARVFLRPGTGQITINHKPIADAVNTESLRLQVRSPLVLTETLDKFDVVATTAGGGISGMAGALRLGIARALCLYSGELRGRLKKAGLLTRDQRAKERKKYGLAGARKRFQFSKR; translated from the coding sequence GTGTCAGTCATCCAGTACTACGGCACCGGGCGTCGCAAGTCTTCGACGGCTCGGGTGTTCCTGCGCCCTGGCACCGGCCAGATCACCATCAATCACAAGCCGATTGCCGACGCGGTCAACACCGAGTCGCTCCGTCTGCAGGTCCGCTCCCCGCTCGTGCTCACCGAGACGCTCGACAAGTTCGACGTGGTGGCCACGACCGCCGGCGGCGGCATCTCCGGGATGGCCGGCGCGCTGCGCCTCGGCATCGCCCGCGCGCTGTGCCTCTACAGCGGCGAACTGCGTGGCCGCCTGAAGAAGGCCGGGCTGCTGACGCGCGATCAGCGCGCCAAGGAACGGAAGAAGTACGGCCTGGCGGGCGCCCGCAAGCGCTTCCAGTTCAGCAAGCGTTAA